One Turneriella parva DSM 21527 genomic region harbors:
- a CDS encoding LPS-assembly protein LptD, which yields MFQRLAAIRGLSAAILFCSFWVSSPIGAQNNQNGNGAIEIIRASEAEYVTVGEGDEGIFILRGGIIVRSGMAYLRAETVKINTRTGEIFGEGKVSFEAGENRLSGEKFYFDNKHSAGVVYSSRAAADPFFLSGSVIKQIETNRYIARDAFFTTCDEKYPHYYFKAKKLWIYKNNEIAAISAIYYVGQTPVFYWPLLLQSDTGTGVITQYGNNLTRGHFLQNTWNFSNPAAEKNQFTPKKGKLMFDWYEKTGYLFGTVLQRDDPDLKYTFDLAISNFKARRTTTDSTGTTVVTNQVLQPDGSYGTSEYFWYKVRADVKGNLHRSLKDDSVTSAYARFQHYKHRNFELEFGERYEPDMTLNAIYRPRFTQQTLQTNILNWEAGITHTSKDTQISLRAIRQLAWYQASNDADSKYAPIYDLSPELTVSHRTYLVRGSEGFFKGIMNRIHLNSQFSRYYRDINSVPVKAFMRNDLFDQVSFYFAFLPWINFVPSAGLGTQYNYTDLDDPLLRREMARQTYGYLFTNNTLRIGYPLLYAQGVHVRRYSFADQGQDLTFNHDRAHAVTASVVSDLNPYALISFSATRDLRPYPIPLKEQERWSDLLSRTQADYDFIRGFTVNLYGLNQRKYNHFNGVGILNNAAYSIQFDTMNTNDFQFYYRLGGYRLPLMRELTLFKITSTYRHNFINIAESNLRLGFETDIQLHDFWRLRLALNSIADQFERYQSVNPAHVPFFDDLVKSLNPFDPNARNNRILNMESFFASIEHDLHKWLLRISFASNRRTIYTGTYLRDRTSFLEQTVFISFTLKDLGGLGLPYTEVYRYNPTDAGIR from the coding sequence GTGTTTCAGCGGCTGGCGGCTATCCGCGGTTTATCTGCCGCAATTCTCTTTTGCAGCTTTTGGGTGAGCTCTCCCATAGGTGCGCAAAACAACCAAAACGGCAACGGTGCAATAGAAATCATCAGGGCTTCTGAAGCCGAATATGTGACCGTCGGTGAAGGCGACGAAGGTATCTTTATTCTGCGCGGGGGCATTATTGTGCGCTCGGGCATGGCATACCTGCGGGCCGAAACGGTAAAAATCAACACCCGCACGGGCGAAATTTTCGGCGAAGGCAAAGTGTCGTTCGAAGCCGGTGAGAACCGGTTGTCGGGCGAAAAATTCTATTTCGACAACAAGCACAGCGCCGGGGTTGTCTATTCGTCGCGCGCGGCCGCCGATCCGTTTTTTTTGTCGGGCAGCGTCATCAAACAGATCGAGACGAACCGCTATATCGCGCGCGACGCCTTCTTCACGACCTGCGATGAAAAGTACCCGCACTACTACTTCAAGGCGAAAAAACTGTGGATCTATAAAAATAACGAGATTGCCGCGATTTCGGCGATCTACTACGTCGGGCAGACACCGGTCTTTTACTGGCCTTTGCTGCTGCAGTCCGATACCGGCACGGGGGTTATCACTCAATACGGTAACAATCTCACGCGCGGGCATTTTCTGCAGAACACCTGGAACTTCTCGAACCCTGCGGCCGAAAAAAATCAGTTCACCCCGAAAAAAGGGAAACTCATGTTCGACTGGTATGAAAAGACCGGCTACCTGTTTGGCACCGTTCTGCAGCGCGACGACCCTGACCTGAAGTACACATTCGATCTGGCGATTTCAAACTTCAAGGCGCGGCGCACGACGACCGACAGCACGGGTACGACTGTGGTGACAAATCAGGTGCTGCAGCCAGACGGCAGCTATGGCACGAGCGAATATTTCTGGTACAAAGTGCGGGCAGATGTTAAGGGCAATCTGCACAGGTCGTTAAAAGACGACTCGGTGACATCGGCCTATGCGCGCTTTCAACATTACAAGCACCGTAACTTTGAACTTGAGTTCGGCGAGCGCTATGAGCCCGACATGACGCTGAACGCGATCTACAGGCCACGCTTCACGCAGCAAACCCTGCAGACGAATATTCTCAACTGGGAGGCCGGCATCACGCATACGAGCAAAGACACGCAGATTTCGCTGCGCGCGATCAGACAGCTCGCCTGGTACCAGGCCTCCAATGACGCCGATTCAAAGTATGCGCCGATCTACGACCTCTCGCCTGAGCTGACAGTCTCGCACCGCACCTACCTCGTGCGCGGCAGCGAAGGTTTTTTTAAGGGAATCATGAACCGCATTCATCTGAACTCGCAGTTCAGCCGCTATTACCGTGACATCAATTCGGTACCGGTCAAAGCCTTTATGCGCAATGATTTGTTTGACCAGGTCAGTTTCTATTTTGCTTTTCTGCCCTGGATCAATTTTGTGCCGTCGGCTGGCCTCGGCACCCAGTACAACTACACCGACCTCGACGACCCGCTGCTGCGGCGCGAAATGGCGCGACAGACGTATGGTTACCTTTTCACCAATAACACGCTGCGTATTGGCTATCCGCTGCTCTATGCGCAGGGTGTTCACGTGCGCCGCTATTCGTTTGCCGACCAGGGGCAAGACCTGACCTTTAACCACGACCGCGCCCACGCGGTGACTGCGTCGGTGGTCTCAGACCTCAACCCCTATGCGCTCATTTCTTTTTCGGCAACGCGCGATCTGCGACCCTACCCGATACCCCTCAAAGAACAAGAACGCTGGTCTGATCTTTTGTCGCGCACTCAGGCGGATTACGATTTTATACGCGGTTTCACGGTTAATCTCTATGGGCTCAACCAACGCAAATACAACCACTTCAACGGAGTCGGCATTCTGAACAATGCGGCGTACTCCATACAGTTCGATACAATGAACACGAACGACTTTCAGTTCTATTATCGCCTGGGCGGCTATCGCCTGCCACTCATGCGCGAACTGACGCTTTTCAAAATTACTTCAACCTACCGCCACAACTTTATCAATATTGCCGAGTCGAACCTGCGGCTCGGCTTCGAAACCGACATTCAGTTACACGATTTCTGGCGACTGCGGCTTGCACTCAATTCGATTGCCGATCAGTTTGAACGCTACCAATCGGTTAACCCTGCGCATGTGCCGTTCTTCGACGACCTCGTGAAATCGCTGAATCCGTTTGACCCGAATGCGCGCAATAACCGCATCTTGAACATGGAGAGCTTTTTCGCCAGCATCGAGCACGACCTGCACAAATGGCTGCTCAGGATAAGTTTTGCCTCTAACCGCCGCACCATCTACACGGGCACTTACCTGCGCGACCGAACGAGTTTTCTCGAACAGACAGTTTTTATCAGTTTCACACTGAAAGATCTTGGCGGCCTGGGTCTGCCTTACACAGAAGTCTACCGCTACAACCCGACCGACGCGGGAATCCGTTAA
- a CDS encoding RluA family pseudouridine synthase — translation MFDASQIFGSDGGFDLRRIVKITGSAGIIAAVRPLIVHEDNHLLVIFKPAGWLSQSDETGDASVNDIFAAYLKHKFNKPGNVFCAAVQRLDRPASGLMVLARTSKAAARLSEQIRQGRFEKRYRVMTSTALQGAKGRSERIILTATMRKVDRMARRVGPDYQGADAGVYTLTATLCSSAHGFHEYEVEIEGGKFHQIRALFAAHGSPLLGDLKYGGQKLKKHGDRIALTCTWLNFLHPTLKTPMIETLDAQSLSRLYTYFI, via the coding sequence GTGTTTGACGCTTCACAGATATTCGGGTCAGACGGTGGCTTCGATCTGCGTCGGATAGTAAAAATAACAGGGTCAGCGGGGATTATCGCGGCCGTCAGGCCGCTGATCGTGCACGAAGACAATCATCTGCTCGTCATCTTCAAGCCGGCGGGTTGGCTTTCGCAAAGCGATGAAACGGGAGATGCGTCGGTGAACGATATTTTCGCCGCATACCTGAAACACAAATTCAACAAACCTGGAAATGTCTTCTGCGCTGCGGTGCAGAGGCTCGACCGGCCCGCGTCGGGGCTAATGGTACTCGCGCGCACCTCGAAAGCTGCGGCCCGCCTCTCAGAACAGATTCGGCAAGGCCGATTTGAAAAACGCTACCGGGTAATGACGAGCACTGCGCTTCAGGGCGCTAAAGGGAGATCTGAACGTATCATACTCACAGCGACCATGCGCAAAGTCGACCGTATGGCCCGGCGGGTTGGCCCCGACTACCAGGGCGCTGATGCGGGCGTCTACACGCTGACGGCGACGCTCTGCAGTTCTGCGCACGGTTTTCACGAATATGAAGTGGAAATTGAAGGCGGCAAATTTCACCAGATCAGGGCACTTTTTGCTGCACACGGCTCACCCCTGCTGGGAGATCTGAAGTACGGCGGCCAGAAACTTAAAAAACACGGCGACCGCATTGCCCTCACTTGCACCTGGCTGAACTTTCTGCATCCGACTCTGAAAACACCCATGATCGAGACGCTGGATGCTCAATCGCTCTCGCGTCTCTACACATACTTTATTTGA
- the rsmG gene encoding 16S rRNA (guanine(527)-N(7))-methyltransferase RsmG yields the protein MKRQTRTPVQKPDTQPRVFSTAEILRLLREIPGITEQKAGQLRRHWQMLVESDDKTDLTRLESTHEIAIKHYLDCAMPLKFTSLPSPLLDIGSGAGFPGLVLKILSPETEVILGEVRPKRTRFLQQVIDELGLTGVQVFAHRIGPQFPLEIQGVATRALESCRDTLYRVAPFLPAGGRVLLLKGPKGDEEIAEALAEMKDFAHEKTYSYNLADTRNERRLVIMRRERESVRKTGESNTGAPKSTGRVTEITSRANEQFKSLLSLTEAKGIRKEKLFLVSGEKLVQEILTTDRLRAQLQTLLVSSEMPRAETGANTLVLSPALFREVDVSGTRSAIGVMQLPGISAWQPTAETSGVTVFLPFQDPANIGAAIRSAAAFGARRVVLTEEAASPFLPKSVRAAANALFHVELMRGPRLSEVVKSVPGIFRLDMQGEPLHSVRFAAAVNLLAGVEGYGFTDRGGSIPITIPMQTGVESLNAQTALSIALYEIQRRQLAEK from the coding sequence GTGAAGCGTCAAACACGTACCCCGGTGCAAAAGCCGGACACACAACCAAGAGTATTTTCAACCGCTGAAATTCTGCGCCTGCTGCGAGAGATTCCCGGCATCACTGAACAGAAAGCGGGGCAGCTGCGCCGCCATTGGCAAATGCTGGTCGAATCAGACGACAAAACTGACCTCACGCGACTCGAATCGACGCATGAAATTGCCATCAAGCATTACCTCGACTGTGCCATGCCCCTCAAATTCACCTCGTTGCCTTCGCCCCTGCTCGACATTGGCAGCGGCGCGGGGTTTCCCGGGTTGGTTCTGAAAATACTATCGCCCGAAACCGAGGTGATTCTCGGCGAAGTGCGCCCGAAGCGCACGCGGTTCTTGCAGCAGGTAATCGACGAGCTTGGCCTGACCGGAGTTCAGGTCTTTGCGCACCGCATTGGGCCGCAGTTTCCCCTTGAAATTCAGGGTGTGGCGACGCGGGCGCTCGAGAGTTGCCGCGACACGCTTTACCGGGTTGCGCCGTTCTTGCCGGCCGGCGGGCGCGTGCTGCTGCTTAAGGGGCCGAAAGGCGACGAAGAAATCGCCGAAGCGCTTGCCGAGATGAAAGATTTTGCGCACGAAAAGACCTACAGCTACAACCTCGCCGATACCCGAAACGAGCGCCGTCTGGTGATTATGCGCCGCGAACGCGAGAGTGTCAGAAAAACCGGCGAGTCAAACACGGGCGCGCCGAAATCAACAGGGCGCGTGACAGAAATTACCTCGCGCGCAAATGAGCAGTTCAAAAGCCTTCTGTCACTCACCGAGGCCAAGGGCATTCGCAAAGAAAAGCTCTTTCTCGTCAGCGGCGAAAAACTCGTGCAAGAAATTCTCACGACAGACCGGCTTCGGGCGCAGTTGCAAACATTGCTCGTGTCATCTGAGATGCCCCGCGCCGAAACGGGCGCGAATACCCTGGTGCTTTCGCCAGCCTTATTTCGTGAGGTGGATGTATCGGGTACTCGCTCTGCGATCGGCGTGATGCAGCTGCCCGGCATTTCTGCCTGGCAGCCGACCGCTGAGACAAGCGGCGTAACCGTGTTTTTACCGTTTCAAGACCCTGCGAACATCGGTGCCGCGATTCGCTCGGCCGCCGCGTTCGGCGCGCGCCGGGTTGTGCTCACCGAAGAGGCTGCTTCACCTTTTTTGCCCAAATCGGTGCGCGCGGCGGCGAATGCGCTCTTTCACGTCGAACTGATGCGCGGGCCGCGCCTGTCTGAGGTCGTGAAATCAGTACCGGGAATCTTCAGGCTCGACATGCAGGGCGAGCCGCTGCACAGCGTCAGGTTTGCCGCTGCGGTGAATCTGCTCGCGGGCGTCGAGGGTTATGGATTCACCGACCGCGGTGGCAGCATACCGATTACCATACCGATGCAGACCGGCGTCGAATCACTGAACGCGCAAACCGCGCTGAGTATTGCGCTCTACGAAATACAGCGAAGGCAACTGGCAGAAAAATGA